The window ATTTTTATAACTATAATTTTTCAAACATTGTCAAAATATATACGAAAACAATACTTTATAGTAGGATTTCAATGTAGTCATTTATTAGGTAAATTTATGCTAAAAGAGTGTGCACGTAAAATTAGATTAGTTAACTTTCGTACTTTGAAACCCTTTGTTTGATTGAGACGGAAGAACTAAGATTTACATTTTTGATACTTTTTAAAAGTATTTAACattgttataattttttttttactttagaaTTTACCCAAGTGAAATCTTTGATTATTACATGTGTTTTTAATCATATGCAAATTGAGACATTATTAGTAAACACAAAATTCAATCAATTCTTAAAGTATGCCACtaaattataattaaaaaaataaagttaTCTAATTGCACTTTCTCTGGCATAAAATACGTATGATGTTTCGCTTCTCGAGTCAATTTAAATTTAACTAATCTTCAAAACCAAATTGAATTAGATtagattaatattttaaaattaaaactcagatatttaaaaactatacGAAAAGTACTACACAGTGCAATTCTTCTAATTCAAAAGTGAGTTTCTTTCTTACTAATAGTAGAGTAAAATTACACATAGTTTACATAAAATCCATTAGAATATTGAGGTAATAAAGAACCAATTCTCTATTAAAACAAGGAACCAATTCACGGGCACAAAAAAGTTTGAAAAGTCTTACCTTTGAAAAGTCTTACCCAATGAATGACTTTGTGAAAAGTCTTACCCAATGAATGACTTTGTCCAACAGTTAAATAAGACAATTGTTTACCAAATAAGACAAAGCTCAAAGTACAAAAATGTAAAATACCTAAAATGCCCCCGTGACAAGGCCCAAGTGGAAATGATGTAGGGGAAGACCAGCCATGTGGAATAGACTTATAGGATGAAAGAGTGTTGAGAGGAACAATTTTTTTGGATTCTCCCTTATTACATATAGTAATATatactattttatttttttattttttaatttatgcatCTTGTGCACAAGATTTTTGCAGTGTCCTGTGATGACCTGTCACGTCATCATGCCATCTAGGCGCCACGTGGAACTATTTTTGCCATGTAGAAAGCTttatgtggatgcttacatggaaAGGAGGCTAGCTTATGTAAGAATGTTCTAGAGAAATATGGAGATTTCTCATGGAAGGCTTTAGAACCTTATGGAATTGCATGGAAGGTCCTTGGAATAATCTAGTTGTGTAGAAATTTCTATAATAGGGGCTTATTTGAAAATATATAGGGACTTGcacaataattattatttacaaatTATTTCCTAGGTGAGTAATATAAATAGGAGGGTCATTCATTTGTAAACCATCAAGCAAAAATCAATCaagtcttctataataaaaaccttccttctagcaaatttctcttgtcttattcacttactattcccttagcgatccTAAGTGTAGTAATTTAGgatgacttggcatagcaagatcgtgagcgagttgtcaagtgccgcacgtgctcttagttgaagactaaggacgtcacaatgtggtatcagagcgaagaTTTCGACTAAGGGAATGACAAACGATGGAGAAATCAACGCTACTAAAACCCAAGATAACGTCATCCAGGATGCTGCTGGCAAGAAAGGCCATAACAAAAAGAGGAATGTCGCTAACACGAGCTAAGAGGTCCTACTAGAGGTTGTGCCAAATGAAGGGCTTACATCCTAAGAACCATCTACCACTGAGGCGAGCGAGGATGTCGTGGAGGTCCTGTCCGAGGACATCTCGCTCGGTAAAGAGTGGGTTATGAAGGTTAATGTGGGGATGGATGCCATCGATATATTTGGCCAACGTTTAGGCAAGGTGGAGGGAACTCTTAGCGTTCTTGAGGGGCATACTCTTGAAGAGATTGAAAGCATCCGAAATGACTTGGAGGGGATATGCAGGCTGAGATTGAGGTAAAACAAACCATCACTGCCTTAGAGTGCAGACTCATAGAGGCGTTGAGTACTATCGATGCCATGGGCAAAAATAGTGGCACTCGAAGAGCAGGTCAGTGTTGGCGTGACCGAGGCAGCCAACAACGTTGTTGTGACGAGGgaggctaagatcgaggctccTAAGCCACCAGTGTTCAAAGGGGTTCGTGATGCACAAGAGGCGGAGAACTTTCTTTGGCACTTGGAGAACTACTTCAGGCATGGCAAATTGAGGGACGATGAGGCCAAGATCAACACCGCTGTGTTGTACCTATCAAAGACTGCCATGCTATGGTGGAGAAAAAAGGTCTCCGATGCTAAGAGAGGTCTATGCACAATTAGCACGTGGGATCAGTTCAAGAACGACTTCAAGCGACAGTTCTTACCAAGTAATGTCTTGTATGAGGCAAGGCACAAACTAAGAGAGTTGAAGCAAATGGGGAGCATACGAGACTATGTCAAAGAGTTCACCACCCTTACGCTTCAAATTCCCAACCTCACCAATGATGACTTATTGTTCTACTTTATAGACGGGTTGGAAAATTGGGCTAAACAGGAGTTGTAACGCAGTCAAGTCGCAGACATAGACCAAGCCATATGACTTATTGTTCTACTTTATAGACGGGTTGGAAAATTGGGCTAAACAGGAGTTGTAACGCAGTCAAGTCGCAGACATAGACCAAGCCATAGTGGAGGCCGAGTCTTTGATGGACTTTAGGAATGACAAGCACGACAAATGCCAAGGCAATGAGTCAAGGGGTAGCGATGCCAAAGGTGGGGGAGACTGTGGCGAGAGCAAGGAGTCGCAACAACCATAGTCCAAGACCCAAAATGCGAACAAGTTCGACGGCAAGAAGTCAAGTCGTCAGGGCTATGCCGAAAAGAAGGCACAAAATGAGAAGAAGGGATGCTACTTATGTGGAGGGCCGCACAGCTTCAAAAATTGCCCTGACCTGAAGAGCCTTAGCGCTATGGTGCGTGAAAGTCACAAGCAGACGCAAAAACAGAGTACGAGAATCGCAAAGTTGGGGACGATTAAACTATGTGGCGCTGTCACGAGGCAAGATAGTCAAATCAACAATAATAAAAACCAGTACGTGGatctcaccatcaataacaagccCGCTCGTGCACTGGTAGACACTGGGGCGACTCATAATTTTGTGACCGAGGCCGCACCAAAGAGACTAGAGTTGAAGCTCGCTCCAATTAACGCACTCGTCAAGATCGTGAATGCTAAGCCGGAAAATGCTTGTGGTGTAGCCAATGGAGTTGGTGTCAAATTGGGAGATTGGAAAGGTACGATAAACTTTACCGCCACTACTATGGATATCTTTGACATTGTTTTGGGGCAAGAATTCTTTACACATTGCCACGCGATGATCGATCCCTACCTCCAATGTCTCTTGGTCATGGAGTGAGAAGGCGCTTGCATGGTGCCTACAGTGACTATGTCGCATGGACAGGGCCATGCACAACTTTCAGCTATGCAGCTCGTCAAAGGGCTCAAGAAAGAGGAGCCAACATTCATGGCAACCATTACACAAGTTTGGAGGAAGATAATGGTACCCAAGAGACACTATCGCCTTGGATAGATAATTTGCTCGAAGAAAACAAAGATGGTATTTTCGAAGAGCTAACTAAGCACTCGCCTCTTAGGCGTGAGCTGGATCACAAGATTGAGTTGGAGCATCAACCGGGAAAGGGTCAAGTCATACACCGATTACCATCACCGCTTCACACGATAGGGAGATTGAAGCTATCATTGACTACCAGGCCAGGCGGAAACAAGGGCAAGAAGCCACCGCCATTTTCCTCGTCCATTGGAAGGGGCAATCACCGGAAAAGGCCACATGTGAGCGATATGAAGACTTGTGGCAGTTTAAAAACAAGAGTCGAGAGTTTAAGCAGCAGCAGTGCGCCGCGGTCGTCGCAACATCAGGTGGGGGAGAGTGTGATGACCCGTCACATCATCATGCCACCTAGGCGTCACGTGGAACTATTTTTGCCATGTAGAAAGcttatgtggatgcttacatggaaaggaggctagcttatgtgagaaggttctagagaaatatGGAGATTTCTCATGGAAGACTTTAGAACCTTATGGAATTGCATGGAAGGTCCTTGGAATAATCTAGTTGTATAGAGATTTCTATAATAGGGGCTTAtttgtaaatatgtagggacttgtataataattattatttacatattagtccctaggtgagtaatataaataggagggtcattcatttgtaaaccatcaagcaaaaatcaatcaagtcttctataataaaaatcttccttctagcaaatttctcttgcTTTATTCACTTACTTTTTCCCTTAGCGATCCTAAGTGTAGTAATTTAGGCTGACATGGCATAGTGAGAtcgtgagcgagttgtcaagtgccgcacgtgccTAAAAGTTTATTAAAAAACTGCAAGATTCTATCCAAATTTGCAACGAAAATGAGATAAATTAATTACTCGACTCACAAACTTATCACGTGAAATAGGGCGGCAACAATAGTACTTTTCTTTCGTTGAATTTGAAAATTGTGATGTCTTTACTTCTCATCAAAATTTGTACTTAATGGGTTACAACTTTTATGTATATCCAAACAGAAATTATCTTATTAAACACTTTTTTTTATGGCCAGCAAGAGAAACTGCGTTATTTTCGCTAATTGAAAAACTGTTGACGAAAACAAGGGGTATGAAAAGGAAAGTTGAAACAGAAAAACATGCACACGCAATATGCAAACAATAAACAGAGTTTAATCCCCTTGGCTTTTTCTGATCTGAGGAATAACTCTGACACAACATCCTGCATTTTGCACTTTGCCACTCAATATCTCAATTTGCGTCTTTCTTACAATCCAAAATCTTGATTCATGTGATG is drawn from Lycium barbarum isolate Lr01 chromosome 8, ASM1917538v2, whole genome shotgun sequence and contains these coding sequences:
- the LOC132607957 gene encoding uncharacterized protein LOC132607957 is translated as MPWAKIVALEEQVSVGVTEAANNVVVTREAKIEAPKPPVFKGVRDAQEAENFLWHLENYFRHGKLRDDEAKINTAVLYLSKTAMLWWRKKVSDAKRGLCTISTWDQFKNDFKRQFLPSNVLYEARHKLRELKQMGSIRDYVKEFTTLTLQIPNLTNDDLLFYFIDGLENWAKQEL